CCTACATCAAACTTATCACCAAATGCTGTATGCGTCTGAATGGGCTTTGCAACGTTTATAGTAACATAAATACATTCGAAGATGGGAATATACAGATCAGGCAACAGtatataaagcaaaacaaaCACTCTTTCCAGTTATTATACCTCTTTTGggatttccttttcttttgtttttgtgtgttgaATTTGGATGTTGTGAATGGGTATAGCTATCCAAAGCCTTAAATGGGTCATGGAAGCCTACAAAATGGACCACACCGTCTTCTACAAATTCCAATCATTAAAACACAAGGTATGAATTAAATTCAACTTTATAACTGTCATCTACTGAAGTTTTACTTAACGATTTAcatcgtcttcttcttctaaagTGTTCCCAATTTTTAAATGTGGTGACTTATTGACAAGTAGTGTAAATCCTCTTTAACAATTTATCAAATATGATtcaagattttaaaaattttattcttccgattttaaattttgtgtcAAACATGAAATTCTTCTGGTATACTCTTTTTAagtcaatctctctctctctctctctctctctctctctctctcttaaaccgctaaaaagatgaacaaagactacggcttttttttttttttaaaatagcaAAATCTTTGCTCCAACTTCGGTCAGCGTACGTGAACATATATGCCCAAGCCCAACGTACGTTTTTGGATAATgtattttaagaaaattttcatagaataaaaataagaaaataaatttatattttcaggATTCAAAAATACGTTCAgtagattaattagaaaatatattcagaaaataaaaataatgaaaacgtATTTAGTAATACAATTTAAGAATAATAAATGTGAGTTATTTTTCAAATGTATTTTTACTAATTtctgttttaaaaaatgaaaaaaaaaaagaggatatTTTTTAAAGGCCCTAAAACTATtatctcctttcttttttcttttttctcttttttttcttcttctcattttctttatttttcccttttttcttcttctcattttctttatttttcccttttttcttcttcctttcctgACCAGGCCGCACCCACTCTTCCTTCCTTCCATGGCATGAATCCCATCAACccacccatctctctctctagttttatctcattttctctctttccctcccAACCTCTTTTGGTTCTATCTTATTCCTCTTTGAAGCCGCATATTTCATGCCTTTGAAGTTGCATATATCCAGCTGAGTGATTGGATTTGAAAGGTGGTGGTtcaattttgggtttgagtgGTCATTAGTGGTTGAATGGGTTCGACTGGGTGCTGGTTCAATTGGGTTTAATTGGTCGGTGGTTGTGGTTACTGGGTctgtggtggttgtggtggttcGGCAAATCGGAGGGATATGTGATGGTTGTGGTGGGTCCAGTCACTGTTGGTACAAGTGTGGTTCTTTGAAAGGTTGAAGATGAAAACATCAATTTGatgttttcaaaattataaCTACACTTCGAATTTGTTTTCTGTGTTTTCAAATCTCCACCACCGGAAATGAATTCCAGTTGTTTTTACGaaatgaaaacagaaaacagcCTTTGGAAACAATATCGAACGGGCCCTATTTTTCCTTGTGAGTTTTCTCCAatgtctaaaatatcgatgatatcgAAAATATCAATAGTTCAAAAATACGAAAATTTCAATGAAAATATCGgaatattatcgatatcgataaaaattgaataaaaaccacggaaattataaaaaaaacttgaaaatttttattgaaactttgaatgATGTTTATTCAGTCAATTATCCATTAggttatcacaaaaaattgaaaggaaaTGCATTATATGATGGGTTAACttatttaagttgattatataacGAGTTTACAAACACtatgagtgtagaaaatatgtagtaattaatgaagaagattaaacacaccataatcatttatatattatgatttactacaatattttaNactttatacattgcatggtaagatacatgagtgacttaatACCACGCAAAGTTCTTATgatgttcaaatttttcattatcTTCATAATCTCTATGTGCagagtaagtgtattgtgaagagtagtcatcaaatgataaaccCCNAAAATatttttgcatgtaattgtttaaaacaaaacaatataaatatacatattttagcatattatcataaataaataacatgaTGGTTAAGACGTTGGATGAGTGAAATGGCAAGGGTTTGAATCtcctttgtgtgtgtgtgtgtgtgtgtgtgtgtgtgtgtgtgtgtgtgtgtgtgtgtgttttttgtttttttttcatttttttcattacatcgatattttcgatattatagcgatattttgacaaaatattgatgaagtgtgagcgaaattatcgacatcgatatttttcaatattatcGATATATATACGATATGTGTATAAATACGTTCTGAAATACCTTTGactcgatattatcgatattttatattatggtTTCTCTGATGTTTGACGTATTCGTCAGCAATAACTAATTTATTtgataaacaaaacaataagtaattttattttggtacGTACTGAAATGATTTCTTCGTGGAATACTTGTTTACCTAATGGTTAGAGTTGTTAGAGTTGTTAGGAGGTTAGACTGGTGGTCAGCTTAACTGTCAGTTGTTAGTACAATTACTTACTCATTAAGCAAAGAGActgagtgtgtgtgtgtgtgtgtgtgtgtgtgtatgtatatatatatatatatatttgtgtgtACACTGNATTGTTAAACAATTAATCAAAAATATATACTAAAACGTCATTCAGCTTCTCCTCTATTCTTTAGAAACTTCTAGCAaactctcttctttctttgtcttcaTTACCATggttagcatggtatcagagctcttCGTGGTTCTGAGGATCTGATTTCTCGCTTCcactactttatttttccctttaaTTTCTACAATTTCTGCAGTTTACTTTCGTTGATTCTGCAATCGATTTCTTNGATTAGGCAATTTCTCTCGTTTTTGTAGTTTCTTCGATGCTGCAATTGATTTCTTCAGTTGCTTCGATTTCGTtgtttcctctctctctctctctctctctctctctctctctctctctctctctctctctcacaattTCTTTGACGGTATTCTTGGTCTTATCATGATCAGGTTGAAAGACNATAACTTCTTGAAGTGGCACTATCAACTCGAGTATGTTCTGGAAGGCTACGATCTCTTTGGCCATTTTGATGGCTCGAGCATTGCACTATCGAAATTCGCAATCTTGGATGAGAAAGGTTTTACCTCTGAGCTCACCGCAACTTACAAGGACTGGGTGAAGATCGACAAAGCACTTCTTAGCTTGTTGATCGCCACTCTATCTAATGATGCGATCGAATATGTCATCGGTTGCAAGACGGCACATGATGCATGGATGAATTTGACGAATCCATATGCCACGGTCTCTCGTGCTCGTATAAATCATCTCAAAATCGAGCTTCAAACTACATAGAAAGGCTCTGATTCAATTGAGAAGTTCTTGCTTCGCCTCAAACACATTCGCGATCACCTCATTGTCACTTGTGTTTCGGTGTCGGACGATGATATGATAATTGCAGCCTTGAATGGACTTCCTTATGAGTATGATATGATTAAGACAGTCCTAGTTNNNNNNNNNNNNNNNNNNNNCTTCAAAGATTTTCGTAATCAATTGCTTANGGCTAAACAAGCTGCTAAGGCAGGGGTTCTTTCTTCNCATGCACCTATGGTTGGTATGCTGAGTCAATCCACTCNCTTTGTTTCTTCCCATGCCTTCTCTGGTTCTGGTCATGGTGATGGTCTTCTTCCAACTCCTCAAATGCCTCACACTGGATATATGAGTTCGTATCCTTTTGTTCAATCTTCTTCTCATGCTTTTGGTGATCGNGGCAAATTCTCTGGTTCTAGACCTTTTGGTcatggttttcaaggcaaGTTTCAAGGTCCTCCTAAGTctggtggtggtgttgttcTTGAGTGTCAAATATATAGTAAGCGAGGTCACATCACATTCTTCTTCCACAATTGAATGTCAGATTTGTGGCAAAAAAGGCCATGGGGCTCTAGATTATTTTCATCGCTCCAACTATGTTTCTCAAGGTTCTTCGCCACNTGCCTCCCTCACTGCCATGACGGCTCAaacttttttctctcttgatTCAGTCTGGATTGCAGACAGTGAGGCAAATCATCACANGGTGCCTCATATGACAACAACGGATTCTGCTTCACATTGCGCCTCTTTAGATCAAGTCAGAANGAAAAATGGGGTAGGTTTGCGCATTGATCATATTGACATAGCTCATATTCCCATTGGTTTGTGCATTGATCATATTGACACAACTCATATTCCCACTGCaacttcttcctctctttctttatCTACAGTTTTTCATGTTCCTCCACTCACGAAAAATCTTTTGTATGTGTATCACTTCTGCCGTGATAATAATTGCCCTATGATTTTTGATCAATTTGGATTTTCTATACAGGACAAAGTCACCAACAGGGTTCTCTTCTAAGGCAAGAGTGATCATGGCCTGTATCCCATTCCATGTTCTTTCCCTTCTTCAACTAGTGTAGCCAATAAGCAGCCAAAGATGGCTTTTCTTGGACAACAAATTCACTCCTCGTTGTGGCATAGGTGATTGGGTCATCCAACTAATGAGGTTATTCAATTGTTCACCTTTTTCTAGGAGGCATGATAAGGCAATTCTTCCTTTCTATAGAATTCATAGTGATGTATGGGGGCCTGCCCATTGAATCAGTTGATGGTTATTGATATGGTGTAGGCTTCATTGATGAATATACTGGCTTTCTGTGGTAATATACTCTTTGTGTCAAATAAGAGGTGTTCTCTATATTTCTCAAGTTCTTTGCTTTTATTACCAATCACTTTCATGGCTTAGTGAAGTATTTTCAAAGTGATGGAGGGGGAGAATATATGAGTCATCAGTTTGTGGAATTTTTATCTACTTAAGGCATTGTTCATCAAATCTCATGCCCTTATACACCTTAGCAAAATAGACttgctaaaagaaaaaataggcaTTTTGTAGAGACTTCAATATAACTCTCTTNACTGAAGCTTCTATGCCTGAAAAATTATGGTTTCATGCAATGCACATTGAGCTTACCTCATTACTCGGATGCCTAGTAAGGTTCTAGCCAATCAATCTCCCTCCGAAACTGCATGANNTAAGATATTTGCGTGTGTTTGGGACTGCTNTTTATCCGTGCTTAAGAGAGACAAATTCTAATAAATTGCAACCTCGTACTGCTACATGTGTGTTCATGGGATATCTTATNNNNNNNNNNNNNNNNNNNTGGTATGATTGTACTACGCATAAGTTTGTCATCTCTAGACATGtaattcataataaaattGTTTATCCTTACACTCCAATATTATATCCTCTGATTCTCCATCTCTTTCCATTAATCTGCCTTCCACACTTGTCATTTCTTATGAGAATCTTGCTTTAAATGTCAATCACCCTTCCACCACTACCTATCATAGCGAGTTATCTCTTGAGGCACCATCAAATCTCATTTCTGCAGatgctttttcttcttctgttcaGCCTCTTAAGGGCtattttctagttttataaGATCAACAAATGCAATTTGTCCTTTCTCCTATTGATTATGCCAgttctatttcttcttctagtCTCTCTTCCTCTCAGAACATACATCCAATGACTACCATCTCTACATNTGGTCTGTGTCAAAAGAAGTTCTTTGAGGAGTATCAGTGTTTTACTTCTATACATGATTCTACTACTCTNGATGAGCCTTCTACATTTCATATGGCTTATTTCTCTCNNNNNNNNNNNNNNNNNNNNGAGGAAGATATTTCTGCCTTAAATGTAACATCctacatcaaccaacggagagggNgtgatgtgccttatatgtacatgcccacctNNNNNNNNNNNNNNNNNNNNNNNgagctcactggcttcggagtcatgggaactcggaagttaagcgagttgggggctagagcaatcccaggatgggtgacccattgggaagttgctcgtgagctcccagaaacaaaaccgtgagggcagagaggagggcccaaagcggacaacatcatgctacggcggagccgatctcgggatgtgacaatttggtatcagagccattCTGCCGTGtagtgcgagtgtgccgacgaggacatcgggcccttaaggggaatggattgtaacatcccacattgaccaacggagagggggtgatgtgccttatatgtacatgcccgcctccatctagcacgaggcattttgggagctcactaacttcagagtcatgggaactccgaagttaagagCGTtaggggctagagcaatcccaggatgggtgacccactggaaaattgctcgtgagctctcagaaacaaaaccgtgaagGCAGAGATGGGGGGTCCAAagtggacaatatcgtgctacgacgGAGCCGATCCCTGAATGTGACATTAACCATGCAGGGTACATGGTTTTTGGTACCTCGACATGCTAATACAAATATTGTTGGATCAAAACGAATTTACAAGATCAAGCGAAATTCGAATGAGACAATTTCTCACTATAAAGCTCGATTGGTGGCACATGGGTTTAGTTAGGAGGTCAACTTTGACTATGAGGAAACCTTCAGTCCAATGGTACGTCATACCACATATCATCTTATTATGATCGTTTAGCATCCGTTAATGGCTGGTCTTTGAGGTAGCTCAACGTCAAGAACGCCTTTCTCCATGGCGAGCTNGACGATGAGGTTTACATGAGACAACCACAGGGGTTTAAAAATTCTTCTCATCCTGAATATGTGTGTAAATGGAAAAAGTCTTTATACGGTTTAAAACAGGCTCCAAGGGCCTGGAATGCCAAGTTTANTGGCTACTTACCCTTTCTTGGTTTCAAAATGTCANNNNNNNNNNNNNNNNNNNNNATGAAGATCTCAGATTCAGCTATAGTTGTATTGTTGCTCTATGTCGACGATATAATTCTCCTAGGTTCAAACTCTCAAGTTATTCAAGAGGTTATTATACATCTTNGGTTAGTGTTTGATCTCAAGGACTTGGGTCAANTTACCTTTTTTCTTGGCTTACAGATTTCTTATAAGTCTAATAGTGAATCTTTATTAGTCAACAAAAGTATGCTAAATACCTTTTAGTCAAGGTTGGAATGGAATCATGTAGGTCCTGCCCAACTCCATCTAAACCTCACACATAGGTTCTTCCCACAGATGGTGAACCTTTAA
The window above is part of the Prunus dulcis chromosome 1, ALMONDv2, whole genome shotgun sequence genome. Proteins encoded here:
- the LOC117617447 gene encoding uncharacterized protein LOC117617447, whose protein sequence is MIRLKDXNFLKWHYQLEYVLEGYDLFGHFDGSSIALSKFAILDEKGFTSELTATYKDWVKIDKALLSLLIATLSNDAIEYVIGCKTAHDAWMNLTNPYATVSRAHFRNQLLXAKQAAKAGVLSSHAPMVGMLSQSTXFVSSHAFSGSGHGDGLLPTPQMPHTGYMSSYPFVQSSSHAFGDRGKFSGSRPFGHGFQGKFQGPPKSGGGVVLECQIYSSSPXASLTAMTAQTFFSLDSVWIADSEANHHXVPHMTTTDSASHCASLDQVRXKNGVGLRIDHIDIAHIPIGLCIDHIDTTHIPTATSSSLSLSTVFHVPPLTKNLLYVYHFCRDNNCPMIFDQFGFSIQDKVTNRVLF